A window of the Bacteroides thetaiotaomicron VPI-5482 genome harbors these coding sequences:
- the phoU gene encoding phosphate signaling complex protein PhoU, with translation MVKFIESELILLKKEVDEMWTLVYNQLDRAGEAVMTLDKELAQQVMVRERRVNAFELKIDSDIEDIIALYNPVAIDLRFVLAMLKINTNLERLGDFAEGIARFVIRCKEPVLDADLLARLRLGEMQAEVLSMLELAKRALNEENIEMATAVFGKDNLLDDINAEATGILADYIREHPETAHTCVDLVGVFRKLERSGDHITNIAEEIVFFIDAKVLKHSGKVDENYPKS, from the coding sequence ATGGTAAAGTTTATAGAATCGGAGCTTATTCTATTGAAGAAAGAAGTGGATGAAATGTGGACATTGGTGTACAATCAGCTTGACCGTGCGGGAGAGGCCGTGATGACGCTTGATAAAGAACTGGCACAGCAAGTGATGGTGCGCGAACGTCGGGTGAATGCCTTTGAACTGAAGATAGACAGTGATATAGAGGATATCATCGCATTGTACAATCCGGTAGCGATTGACCTCCGTTTTGTGCTGGCAATGCTGAAAATCAATACGAATCTGGAACGTCTGGGAGACTTTGCAGAAGGTATAGCCCGTTTTGTTATCCGCTGCAAGGAACCGGTGCTGGATGCCGATTTGCTGGCCCGTCTGCGCCTGGGAGAGATGCAGGCAGAGGTTTTATCGATGCTGGAACTGGCGAAACGTGCCTTGAACGAAGAAAATATTGAGATGGCGACTGCGGTATTTGGCAAAGACAACCTGTTGGATGACATTAATGCGGAAGCAACGGGTATTCTGGCAGATTATATCCGTGAACATCCGGAAACGGCTCATACTTGTGTAGACTTGGTTGGCGTGTTCCGGAAATTGGAACGTTCAGGTGACCATATTACCAACATTGCAGAGGAAATAGTATTCTTTATTGATGCAAAAGTCTTAAAACATAGCGGAAAAGTAGACGAAAACTATCCAAAATCGTAG
- a CDS encoding LytR/AlgR family response regulator transcription factor codes for MINCIIVEDAPLAVDKLKNFISKVPLLDLAGTFDNGLDAFDFLQSNTIDLLFLDIQMEQFTGLQLLQALHTRPHIIIVSAYGEYAVQGFEYDVTDYLLKPYSFERFLKAVNKVQTEMASNPPAQPLPKDYIFLKTEYRMVRINLCDILYIEGKGAYLHVITDTTRIMTLLSFKEIESLLPAKQFIRIHKSYLIAINKIDNIERNVVKIANMRIPIGKSYLKDFYLRLQ; via the coding sequence ATGATCAATTGTATTATAGTAGAAGATGCTCCGTTAGCCGTAGACAAACTAAAGAACTTTATCAGCAAAGTGCCTTTACTGGATTTGGCAGGCACTTTTGACAATGGTCTGGATGCTTTCGACTTCCTTCAGTCCAATACGATAGACTTACTATTCCTTGATATACAGATGGAACAGTTCACCGGACTTCAATTACTGCAAGCTCTCCATACCCGTCCACATATTATAATAGTATCTGCCTATGGAGAATATGCAGTACAAGGATTCGAATATGACGTCACCGACTATCTACTGAAGCCTTATTCCTTTGAACGCTTTCTAAAAGCGGTGAACAAGGTGCAGACAGAAATGGCATCCAATCCCCCAGCCCAGCCGCTTCCCAAAGATTATATTTTTCTCAAAACAGAATACCGGATGGTACGCATCAACTTATGTGACATCTTATATATAGAAGGAAAAGGAGCTTATCTTCATGTGATCACAGATACTACAAGAATCATGACTTTACTCAGTTTCAAAGAAATTGAGTCGCTATTACCTGCCAAGCAATTTATACGTATTCACAAGTCATATCTGATAGCCATTAATAAAATAGATAACATAGAACGTAATGTCGTAAAAATCGCGAATATGCGCATACCTATAGGGAAAAGTTATTTGAAAGACTTTTATCTACGATTACAATAA
- a CDS encoding sensor histidine kinase codes for MKIKTSQISIRKIGLIVPVLAYFLIYGIFSTVSALTMRVYSHQSFASIAYTIPYINMISLICAYLCCHLYTKKKRWGYLGFTFSFVLVNVFYYLRSDKDYGSMLWADSYFLYSSVTGILLYILYDWYQKKQKQKELKRQNLQSELKLLKNQLNPHFLFNTLNNIDSLICSYPEKASKSLVQMSEMMRYMIYETNTPEVDLSQELKYIHNYLDLQQLQYDNPNLVSYTLEGSPDNVRVAPMLFIAFIENAFKHCTDKKAPEAIRLFFRIQKSEIYFEIFNMFDPAKQINKDSSSGIGLNIIKRRLDILYRRRYDLQTNQKNGYFDVSLTIKLT; via the coding sequence ATGAAAATCAAAACATCACAAATCAGCATCCGGAAAATAGGACTTATTGTTCCTGTTCTTGCTTATTTCCTTATTTATGGAATATTCTCTACGGTATCGGCATTAACCATGAGAGTTTATTCTCATCAGTCATTTGCTTCTATAGCATACACCATTCCTTACATCAACATGATTTCATTAATATGTGCATATCTTTGCTGCCATTTATACACAAAGAAGAAAAGGTGGGGATATTTAGGTTTCACATTCTCTTTCGTTCTGGTCAATGTCTTTTATTATCTGAGAAGTGACAAAGATTATGGATCGATGTTATGGGCGGACAGTTACTTCCTGTACTCCTCCGTAACAGGTATTCTATTGTATATACTATACGATTGGTATCAAAAGAAGCAGAAACAAAAAGAACTGAAAAGACAAAACCTTCAAAGTGAACTGAAACTGCTAAAAAACCAATTGAATCCGCACTTTCTATTCAATACTCTGAATAATATTGATAGCCTGATTTGTTCCTACCCGGAGAAAGCTTCGAAATCACTGGTACAAATGTCGGAAATGATGCGATATATGATCTATGAGACCAATACTCCCGAAGTTGATCTGTCACAAGAACTAAAATACATCCACAATTACCTTGACCTGCAACAATTACAATATGACAATCCGAATTTAGTATCATATACGCTGGAAGGATCACCGGATAATGTTCGTGTCGCCCCTATGCTGTTCATCGCGTTCATTGAAAATGCCTTCAAACATTGTACGGATAAGAAAGCTCCTGAGGCTATCCGCCTGTTTTTCCGGATTCAGAAATCCGAGATATATTTTGAAATATTCAATATGTTCGATCCGGCAAAGCAGATCAACAAAGATTCCTCCAGCGGTATCGGGTTGAATATAATAAAGCGACGACTGGATATCCTGTACCGACGCAGATATGATTTGCAAACCAACCAGAAAAATGGTTACTTTGATGTTTCATTAACGATTAAACTCACATGA
- a CDS encoding PstS family phosphate ABC transporter substrate-binding protein, whose product MKVRRNLLIALSLLSLSANAQRIKGSDTVLPVAQQTAERFMNLQPDARVTVTGGGTGVGISALMDNTTDIAMASRPIKFSEKMKTKEAGQEVDEVIVAYDALAVVVHPSNPVKQLTRQQLEDIFRGKITNWKQVGGDDRKIVVYSRETSSGTYEFFKENVLKNKNYMAGSLSMPATGAIIQSVSQTKGAIGYVGLAYVSPRTKTLSVSYDGSHYAAPTVENATNKTYPIVRPLYYYYNVKNKEQVAPLIDFILSPEGQEIIKKSGYIPVK is encoded by the coding sequence ATGAAAGTGAGAAGAAATTTATTAATCGCCCTTTCCCTTCTGTCTCTCAGCGCCAACGCACAGCGCATCAAAGGCAGCGACACTGTATTGCCTGTTGCCCAACAAACAGCAGAGCGATTTATGAATCTGCAGCCGGATGCACGGGTCACAGTCACCGGCGGAGGAACCGGTGTCGGTATCTCTGCACTGATGGACAATACGACGGATATCGCCATGGCTTCCCGTCCAATCAAATTCAGCGAAAAGATGAAAACCAAGGAAGCCGGACAAGAGGTGGACGAAGTCATCGTAGCCTACGATGCCCTTGCCGTAGTGGTGCATCCTTCCAATCCGGTGAAACAGCTCACCCGCCAGCAACTGGAAGACATCTTCCGGGGAAAAATCACCAACTGGAAACAGGTAGGCGGCGACGACCGCAAAATAGTTGTCTACTCCCGCGAAACCTCTTCGGGTACTTATGAGTTCTTCAAGGAAAACGTGCTGAAAAATAAAAATTATATGGCAGGCAGCCTTTCCATGCCCGCCACAGGTGCCATCATCCAATCCGTCAGCCAGACGAAAGGAGCTATCGGATATGTCGGCCTGGCATACGTATCTCCGCGCACCAAGACGCTTTCCGTATCATATGACGGAAGCCACTATGCCGCCCCGACGGTGGAGAACGCAACGAACAAAACTTATCCCATCGTCCGCCCCCTTTATTACTACTATAATGTGAAGAATAAAGAACAGGTAGCTCCTCTGATTGACTTCATTCTTTCACCCGAAGGGCAGGAGATTATAAAAAAGAGCGGTTATATTCCAGTAAAATAA
- a CDS encoding tetratricopeptide repeat protein, with protein MGRKNSPSANKELNELIAQYETARAENRQLYLDGDQLADIADQYAAERKFNEAQEVITYGLHLHPDSTDLLVEQAYLYLDTGKIPLAKKVVESITDEYDTDVKMLKAELMLNEGQLENARNVLDTIEDADELETIINIVYLYMDMGYPEAAKEWLDKGAPRHGKKEDFMAVMADYLTGTNQLEAASTFYNQLIDIDPYNASYWVGLAKCRFAAEDCEKAIEACDFALAADDKCGEAYAYRGHSYFYLNNSDAAIEDYKKAIKYKALPPEMGYMFLGLTYSNKEAWKEADDYYQRVIDRFIEEGLGNSPLLIDTYTNKAVAASRLGKYEEAHQLCKKAIAIQPDDPAIYLAEGKLYIQENQKKKAVKSFDKALTMEPSAEMWYMVASAYSDAEYLYQAKLCFQEAYRIDPNYADIAEKLSVLSLMHNEIDDFFKYNNESEHPISEDIILELLSRPNQTEEGEQMLREVWERMKKEKGNN; from the coding sequence ATGGGGAGAAAAAATTCACCGTCCGCAAATAAAGAACTGAACGAGTTAATCGCTCAATATGAAACGGCCAGAGCGGAAAACCGGCAACTCTACCTGGACGGAGACCAATTAGCCGACATTGCTGACCAATATGCCGCCGAACGTAAATTCAACGAAGCGCAAGAAGTCATAACTTACGGCCTCCACCTGCATCCCGACAGTACAGATCTACTGGTAGAACAAGCTTATCTTTATCTGGATACCGGCAAAATTCCTCTGGCAAAAAAAGTGGTGGAAAGTATTACAGACGAATATGACACAGATGTGAAAATGCTGAAAGCGGAACTTATGCTGAACGAAGGGCAACTGGAAAACGCCCGAAATGTACTGGATACTATAGAAGATGCTGATGAACTGGAAACGATCATCAACATCGTCTATCTTTATATGGATATGGGATACCCCGAAGCCGCCAAAGAATGGCTGGACAAGGGTGCTCCCCGTCATGGCAAAAAAGAAGATTTCATGGCGGTTATGGCGGACTACCTCACAGGTACCAACCAGCTCGAAGCCGCATCAACTTTCTACAATCAACTGATTGACATCGACCCCTACAACGCCAGCTACTGGGTAGGACTTGCCAAATGCCGCTTTGCAGCCGAAGACTGTGAAAAAGCAATCGAAGCCTGCGACTTTGCACTGGCTGCCGACGACAAATGTGGAGAAGCTTACGCCTATCGCGGACATAGCTATTTCTACCTGAACAACTCAGATGCCGCCATTGAAGATTATAAAAAGGCAATAAAGTACAAAGCTCTTCCTCCCGAAATGGGTTATATGTTTCTGGGGCTTACATATTCCAACAAAGAAGCATGGAAAGAAGCCGACGATTACTACCAACGTGTCATCGACCGCTTTATAGAAGAGGGTCTCGGCAATTCTCCCTTATTGATAGATACTTATACCAATAAAGCCGTAGCCGCCTCCCGACTGGGCAAGTACGAGGAAGCGCATCAGCTGTGCAAAAAAGCCATAGCCATCCAACCGGATGATCCTGCCATCTATCTGGCAGAAGGCAAACTCTACATACAGGAAAATCAAAAGAAAAAAGCGGTCAAATCTTTTGATAAAGCACTGACAATGGAACCAAGTGCGGAAATGTGGTATATGGTAGCCTCGGCCTATTCGGACGCAGAGTACTTATATCAGGCCAAGCTCTGTTTTCAGGAGGCATACCGGATTGATCCCAACTATGCGGACATCGCAGAGAAACTGAGTGTCCTCAGCCTGATGCATAATGAAATAGACGACTTCTTCAAGTACAACAATGAAAGTGAGCATCCCATCAGCGAAGATATCATTCTGGAGCTGTTATCCCGCCCCAACCAAACGGAAGAAGGAGAACAGATGCTGAGAGAAGTATGGGAACGCATGAAGAAAGAGAAAGGAAACAACTAA
- a CDS encoding glutamine--tRNA ligase/YqeY domain fusion protein, whose product MTDIKNEDTGDKKSLNFIEQAVEKDLKEGKNGGKVQTRFPPEPNGYLHIGHAKAICLDFGIAAKHGGVCNLRFDDTNPTKEDVEYVEAIKEDIQWLGYQWGNEYYASDYFQQLWDFAIRLIEEGKAYIDEQTAEQIAQQKGTPTQAGVNSPYRDRPIEESLELFKKMNSGEIEEGAMVLRAKIDMSNPNMHFRDPIIYRVVKHPHHRTGTTWKAYPMYDFAHGQSDFFEGVTHSLCTLEFVVHRPLYDLFIDWLKEGKDLNDNRPRQTEFNKLNLSYTLMSKRNLLTLVKEGLVNGWDDPRMPTICGFRRRGYSPESIHKFIDKIGYTTYDALNDIALLESSVRDDLNSRATRISAVINPVKLIITNYPEGQVEQLEAINNPEDPEAGSHMIEFSRELWMEREDFMEDAPKKYFRMTPGQEVRLKNAYIVKCTGCKKDENGVITEVYCEYDANTRSGMPDANRKVKGTLHWVSCNHCLQAEVRLYDRLWKVENPRDELAAIREAKKCEALEAMKEIINPDSLKVLPNCYIEKFAATLPVLSYLQFQRIGYFNIDKDSTPEKLVFNRTVGLKDTWGKINK is encoded by the coding sequence ATGACAGATATTAAAAACGAAGACACAGGCGATAAGAAAAGCCTGAACTTTATTGAACAGGCAGTAGAGAAGGATTTGAAGGAAGGTAAAAATGGTGGAAAAGTGCAGACCCGCTTCCCGCCCGAACCGAACGGATACCTTCACATCGGTCATGCCAAAGCTATTTGCCTTGACTTCGGCATCGCTGCCAAGCATGGCGGCGTATGTAACCTTCGTTTCGACGACACAAATCCGACCAAAGAGGATGTGGAATATGTAGAAGCCATCAAAGAAGATATTCAATGGCTGGGCTACCAATGGGGAAACGAATACTACGCTTCCGACTATTTCCAGCAATTATGGGACTTCGCCATCCGCCTCATCGAGGAAGGAAAAGCATATATTGACGAGCAAACTGCCGAACAGATTGCCCAACAAAAAGGTACTCCCACCCAGGCAGGTGTGAACAGCCCTTACCGCGACCGCCCTATCGAAGAAAGTCTGGAACTTTTCAAGAAGATGAACAGCGGTGAAATAGAAGAAGGTGCTATGGTACTCCGTGCCAAAATCGACATGTCCAATCCTAACATGCACTTCCGCGACCCGATCATCTATCGTGTCGTAAAACATCCGCACCACCGTACAGGCACTACCTGGAAGGCTTATCCGATGTATGACTTCGCCCACGGACAGAGTGACTTCTTCGAAGGAGTAACTCACTCTCTGTGTACACTTGAATTTGTGGTGCACCGTCCGCTCTACGACCTCTTCATCGACTGGCTGAAAGAAGGTAAGGACCTGAACGACAACCGTCCCCGTCAGACTGAGTTCAACAAACTGAACCTGAGCTACACGCTGATGAGCAAACGTAACCTGCTGACACTGGTAAAAGAAGGACTGGTGAACGGATGGGACGATCCCCGTATGCCGACTATCTGCGGTTTCCGCCGTCGTGGTTACTCTCCGGAATCTATCCATAAATTTATCGATAAGATCGGTTACACCACTTACGACGCACTGAACGATATCGCATTGCTGGAAAGCTCTGTCCGCGACGATCTGAACAGCCGTGCTACCCGTATATCCGCTGTCATCAACCCGGTGAAACTCATCATCACCAACTATCCGGAAGGACAAGTAGAACAACTGGAAGCCATCAACAATCCGGAAGATCCGGAAGCCGGAAGCCATATGATTGAGTTCAGCCGCGAATTATGGATGGAACGCGAAGACTTCATGGAAGACGCGCCCAAGAAATATTTCCGCATGACTCCGGGACAGGAAGTACGCCTCAAAAACGCTTACATCGTGAAATGTACCGGATGCAAGAAGGATGAAAACGGTGTGATCACAGAAGTATATTGCGAATATGATGCAAATACCCGCAGCGGCATGCCGGATGCCAACCGTAAAGTGAAAGGTACACTCCACTGGGTAAGCTGCAACCACTGTCTGCAAGCAGAAGTGCGCCTCTACGACCGTCTGTGGAAAGTAGAAAACCCACGCGACGAACTGGCTGCTATCCGCGAAGCAAAGAAATGCGAAGCTCTGGAAGCAATGAAGGAAATCATCAATCCGGATTCTCTGAAAGTTCTTCCGAATTGCTATATCGAGAAGTTTGCGGCAACCTTGCCTGTACTCTCATACCTGCAATTCCAACGCATCGGCTATTTTAATATAGACAAAGACTCGACTCCGGAGAAACTTGTATTCAACCGTACGGTAGGATTAAAAGATACCTGGGGTAAAATCAATAAATAA
- the pstC gene encoding phosphate ABC transporter permease subunit PstC codes for MKKIFEKIIEGILTCSGFVTSITILLIVLFLFTEAFGLFNSKVIEEGYVLALNKSNRVNTLSPAQIKDVFDEEITNWKELGGEDLPIRVFRLEDITEYYTEEELGPAYEYAGERIMQLVEKTPGIVAFVPQKFIVQPDTVHFIKDNTISVKDVFAGAEWFPTATPAPLFGFLPLIAGTLWVSLFAILFALPFGLSVSIYMSEVANPKVRNWLKPIIELLSGIPSVVYGFFGLIVVVPLIQKFFDLPVGESGLAGSIILAIMALPTIITVTEDAMRNCPRSMREASLALGASQWQTIYKVVIPYSISGITSGVVLGIGRAIGETMAVLMVTGNAAVIPTTILEPLRTIPATIAAELGEAPAGGPHYEALFLLGVVLFFITLIINFSVEYISSKGIKRSK; via the coding sequence ATGAAGAAGATTTTTGAGAAGATAATAGAAGGAATTTTGACTTGTAGCGGTTTCGTAACAAGTATTACTATCCTGCTGATCGTACTTTTCCTGTTTACAGAGGCTTTCGGGCTGTTCAATAGTAAAGTGATTGAAGAAGGGTATGTGTTGGCTTTGAACAAAAGTAATCGGGTAAATACGCTGAGTCCTGCTCAGATAAAGGATGTTTTCGACGAGGAGATAACAAACTGGAAAGAACTCGGTGGGGAGGATCTCCCCATCCGGGTTTTTCGTTTGGAAGACATCACGGAGTATTATACAGAGGAAGAACTCGGACCCGCTTATGAGTATGCCGGTGAAAGAATCATGCAACTGGTGGAGAAGACGCCCGGCATTGTAGCTTTTGTCCCGCAGAAATTTATAGTGCAGCCTGATACGGTGCATTTTATCAAGGACAATACTATTTCGGTAAAAGATGTCTTTGCAGGTGCCGAGTGGTTCCCGACAGCTACTCCTGCTCCATTATTCGGATTTCTGCCGTTGATTGCGGGTACCTTATGGGTAAGTCTGTTCGCTATCCTCTTTGCGCTTCCGTTCGGACTTTCGGTATCTATCTATATGTCTGAGGTCGCCAATCCGAAGGTGCGCAACTGGCTGAAACCGATCATTGAACTGTTGAGTGGTATTCCTTCGGTGGTTTACGGCTTTTTCGGTTTGATTGTCGTTGTCCCCCTGATTCAGAAATTCTTTGATCTGCCGGTAGGGGAGAGCGGTTTGGCAGGAAGTATCATTCTGGCTATCATGGCGCTGCCTACTATTATAACAGTTACCGAAGATGCTATGCGGAACTGTCCGCGTTCGATGCGGGAAGCGAGTCTGGCTTTGGGAGCTTCGCAGTGGCAGACTATATATAAGGTAGTGATTCCCTATTCGATCTCCGGAATTACTTCCGGCGTAGTGCTGGGCATCGGGCGGGCTATCGGAGAGACGATGGCAGTGCTGATGGTGACGGGTAATGCCGCAGTGATACCGACAACGATTCTCGAACCGCTCCGGACCATTCCGGCAACGATTGCAGCGGAACTGGGAGAAGCTCCGGCAGGCGGACCACATTACGAAGCGTTGTTCCTGTTGGGCGTCGTACTGTTCTTTATTACATTAATCATCAACTTTAGCGTGGAGTATATCTCTTCTAAAGGAATAAAACGTAGCAAGTAA
- the pstA gene encoding phosphate ABC transporter permease PstA has product MEIRSNNKAKHRSQKLAFGIFRLLSLCIVLILFAILGFIIYKGAGAVSWEFITSAPTDGMTGGGIWPAIVGTFYLMAGSALFAFPVGVMSGIYMNEYAPKGKLVRFIRVMTNNLSGIPSIVFGLFGMALFVNYMGFGDSILAGSLTLGLLCVPLVIRTTEEALKAIPDSMREGSRALGATRLQTIWHVILPMGMPNIITGLILALGRVSGETAPILFTCAAYFLPQLPASILDQCMALPYHLYVISTSGTDMEAQLPLAYGTALVLIVIILLVNLLANALRKYFEKRVKTN; this is encoded by the coding sequence ATGGAAATACGAAGTAATAATAAAGCGAAACACCGTTCGCAGAAACTGGCATTCGGAATTTTCCGGTTGTTGAGTCTCTGTATTGTGCTGATTTTGTTTGCGATCCTCGGTTTCATTATATATAAAGGTGCGGGGGCTGTCAGTTGGGAGTTTATCACGTCCGCTCCTACGGATGGGATGACCGGCGGAGGCATCTGGCCGGCTATCGTCGGTACCTTTTATCTGATGGCAGGCAGTGCGCTTTTCGCTTTCCCGGTGGGAGTGATGAGTGGCATCTACATGAATGAGTATGCACCGAAAGGGAAGCTGGTACGCTTTATCCGGGTGATGACGAATAACCTGAGCGGAATTCCTTCTATCGTTTTCGGTCTGTTCGGTATGGCTCTGTTTGTCAATTACATGGGATTCGGTGACAGTATTCTGGCTGGTTCTTTGACATTAGGTTTACTTTGCGTACCTTTGGTTATCCGTACTACGGAGGAGGCGTTGAAAGCAATTCCCGACAGCATGCGTGAAGGAAGCCGGGCATTGGGAGCTACCAGGTTACAGACGATCTGGCATGTGATTCTTCCGATGGGGATGCCGAACATCATTACAGGATTAATTCTGGCTTTGGGACGTGTTTCGGGTGAGACGGCACCGATTCTGTTTACTTGTGCCGCTTACTTCCTGCCGCAATTACCTGCAAGCATTCTGGATCAGTGTATGGCATTGCCGTATCACCTGTATGTGATTTCTACCAGCGGAACGGATATGGAAGCACAGTTACCGTTGGCTTATGGTACCGCTTTGGTGCTGATAGTGATTATCCTTCTGGTTAATCTGCTGGCAAATGCATTGAGAAAATATTTTGAAAAAAGAGTAAAAACGAATTGA
- a CDS encoding DedA family protein encodes MESVAFIQWCLEHLNYWTITLLMTIESSFIPFPSEVIIPPAAYKAAVNDELNIYLVVLFATIGADIGALINYYLAKWLGRPIIYKFANSRIGHMCLIDEAKVQHAESYFDKHGALSTFIGRLIPAVRQLISIPAGLARMKMHTFLLYTTIGAGLWNTILAVIGYYLSTVPGIESEEQLIAKVTEYSHEIGYCFIAIGIFIVGFLVYKGMKKK; translated from the coding sequence ATGGAATCAGTAGCTTTTATCCAGTGGTGTCTGGAACACCTGAATTATTGGACAATCACTTTATTAATGACTATAGAAAGCTCCTTCATCCCCTTCCCGTCGGAAGTGATCATCCCGCCGGCTGCTTACAAGGCGGCTGTCAATGACGAGCTTAATATTTATCTGGTAGTCTTGTTTGCCACCATCGGTGCAGATATCGGAGCATTAATCAACTATTATCTGGCAAAATGGCTGGGACGCCCCATCATTTATAAGTTTGCCAACAGCCGTATCGGCCATATGTGTCTGATTGACGAAGCAAAAGTACAGCATGCCGAATCGTATTTCGACAAGCATGGCGCACTCTCCACATTCATCGGTCGATTGATTCCGGCAGTACGTCAGCTGATTTCCATACCGGCAGGACTTGCCCGCATGAAAATGCACACCTTCCTGCTCTACACTACTATAGGAGCCGGATTATGGAATACCATCCTGGCTGTTATCGGTTATTACCTGTCAACAGTGCCCGGTATCGAAAGCGAAGAACAACTGATCGCCAAAGTTACAGAATACAGCCACGAAATCGGCTATTGCTTCATCGCCATCGGAATATTCATCGTAGGCTTCCTGGTCTATAAAGGAATGAAGAAAAAATAA
- the pstB gene encoding phosphate ABC transporter ATP-binding protein PstB: MDTVKIDTRDVNFWYGDFHALKGISMQIEEKSVVAFIGPSGCGKSTFLRLFNRMNDLIPATRLEGEIRIDGHNIYAKGVEVDELRKNVGMVFQRPNPFPKSIFENVAYGLRVNGVKDNAFIRQRVEETLKGAALWDEVKDKLKESAYALSGGQQQRLCIARAMAVSPSVLLMDEPASALDPISTAKVEELIHELKKDYTIVIVTHNMQQAARVSDKTAFFYLGEMVEYDDTKKIFTNPEKEATQNYITGRFG; the protein is encoded by the coding sequence ATGGATACAGTAAAAATAGATACGCGCGATGTAAACTTCTGGTATGGTGACTTTCATGCCTTGAAGGGGATCAGCATGCAGATTGAAGAAAAGTCTGTAGTTGCCTTTATCGGACCGTCGGGATGTGGTAAATCGACTTTCCTCCGTCTTTTCAACCGGATGAACGACTTGATTCCTGCTACTCGCTTGGAAGGGGAGATCCGGATTGACGGACATAATATTTATGCCAAAGGAGTGGAAGTGGATGAACTTCGAAAGAATGTGGGAATGGTTTTTCAGCGTCCTAATCCTTTCCCGAAAAGTATATTCGAGAATGTAGCTTATGGGCTCCGTGTCAATGGGGTGAAAGATAATGCTTTCATTCGTCAGCGGGTAGAGGAGACACTGAAAGGGGCTGCGCTTTGGGATGAGGTCAAAGATAAGTTGAAGGAATCTGCTTATGCTTTGTCCGGTGGACAGCAGCAGCGTCTTTGCATTGCCCGTGCAATGGCGGTATCTCCTTCGGTATTGCTGATGGACGAACCAGCTTCTGCACTCGATCCTATTTCTACGGCTAAAGTAGAGGAATTGATTCATGAACTGAAGAAGGATTATACCATTGTAATCGTGACGCATAATATGCAGCAGGCCGCCCGTGTCAGCGACAAAACGGCTTTCTTTTATCTGGGAGAGATGGTGGAATATGATGATACGAAGAAGATATTCACCAATCCGGAAAAAGAGGCTACTCAGAATTATATAACCGGTCGTTTCGGTTAA